A region of Desulfobulbaceae bacterium DNA encodes the following proteins:
- a CDS encoding helix-turn-helix transcriptional regulator: protein MQAAVKTPHTEIHMRGEIPPRIIEVLRAEYGKALHVSAEDDEELVTAVETDWYRSVKATMTPGDTLRVYRETRKLTQAELGKRLGGIPRQQISNMENGSRPISVAMAKRLAAIFDVSAERFLDLTVTADVEL from the coding sequence ATGCAGGCAGCCGTGAAAACGCCCCATACTGAAATCCACATGCGAGGTGAAATCCCGCCCAGGATTATCGAGGTTTTGCGCGCCGAATATGGCAAGGCTCTTCATGTGAGCGCTGAGGATGATGAAGAGTTAGTAACCGCCGTAGAAACCGATTGGTATCGGTCGGTAAAAGCCACAATGACGCCCGGCGACACCTTGCGCGTGTACCGCGAGACCCGGAAACTGACCCAGGCAGAATTAGGAAAGAGGCTGGGAGGGATTCCCCGTCAGCAGATATCAAATATGGAAAACGGTAGCCGCCCGATCAGTGTCGCGATGGCAAAACGGCTGGCCGCTATTTTTGATGTCTCAGCAGAACGATTCCTCGACCTGACCGTGACCGCTGACGTCGAGTTGTAG